Proteins found in one Kamptonema formosum PCC 6407 genomic segment:
- a CDS encoding phospholipase D-like domain-containing protein has translation MFLVSSPKPIDPQLQELVQQIEKQSPAGISVLAGRQFRYCLKQISVEVTISEPRKFNILEEFILRAGIESEWTPTENELAVALGLDPVFVENTANTLRSLETLAWTPDAKIILTPQGRQFYEEGSVPQPPQKKQIYAIADPLQENLFFLSSPLEGVQIDLPILEDFIAIENHYQDFNELYIEELQRIIQASSLGLHVPEDGKIITAASFTSESQAIWQSVSIFVIFDALEDAVKLQVRRGKEILHYASDLLDILQTEGKVSLQTLLYLSDETIAAEREQLLNQRNKEVEDRIKKIEQQAIETVKELRETGEQVSPKGSEEKDQVVLLRDSQIRQSFLETLRGGKHQILIYSPWVSKEVVDNEFIQLLQNLANRGVWILIGHGISRRQQDETRPIPPQVEQKLREIKTREGLSAVQVFWLGNSHAKEVVVDRNIHLCGSHNWLSYRGDKLPRGETVYQVTATDKVEAAYEFLAVRFKDYARELWESAVKNRDTNLAETSLCTWGALGMEEMALSELQLANWLELYPVWLNVVRQGLRSKKISPDSAYLATAVSMVSQFSVDDSNIELLRSNLRQLIGAIATLNRHQALKLLNEHWSQFRRLNIADSALVKPDDFLSKYAVKEPDRPQKTSGKPRNSPAVANRKVAN, from the coding sequence ATGTTTCTAGTATCCTCTCCTAAACCAATTGATCCCCAATTACAGGAATTAGTCCAACAAATAGAAAAGCAAAGTCCGGCTGGCATATCAGTGCTGGCTGGTCGCCAATTCCGCTACTGTTTAAAGCAAATATCAGTAGAAGTTACTATTAGCGAACCCCGCAAATTTAACATCCTTGAAGAGTTTATCCTCCGTGCTGGCATAGAGAGTGAATGGACACCCACCGAAAATGAATTAGCAGTAGCTTTAGGTCTCGATCCTGTATTCGTGGAAAATACTGCTAATACTCTGCGAAGTTTAGAAACTTTAGCCTGGACACCGGATGCCAAAATTATTCTAACTCCTCAAGGTAGGCAATTTTACGAGGAAGGTTCTGTACCACAACCGCCACAAAAAAAGCAGATTTATGCGATTGCTGACCCCTTGCAGGAAAATCTATTTTTTCTATCTTCCCCTTTAGAAGGAGTACAAATTGATCTGCCAATTCTTGAAGATTTTATCGCAATAGAAAATCATTATCAAGATTTTAATGAGTTATATATTGAAGAACTTCAGCGCATTATTCAAGCTTCTAGTTTAGGATTGCACGTTCCTGAAGATGGCAAAATTATTACTGCTGCTTCTTTCACCTCTGAGAGTCAAGCTATCTGGCAATCTGTTTCAATTTTTGTGATTTTTGATGCACTGGAAGATGCAGTTAAGTTGCAAGTAAGACGAGGAAAAGAAATTTTACACTATGCCTCAGATTTACTCGATATTTTGCAAACTGAAGGCAAAGTTTCTTTACAAACTTTGTTGTATCTGAGTGATGAAACAATTGCTGCGGAGCGTGAGCAGCTCCTCAATCAACGAAATAAAGAAGTTGAAGACAGAATTAAGAAGATTGAACAGCAGGCGATTGAAACTGTTAAAGAATTGAGGGAAACTGGGGAGCAAGTTTCGCCGAAGGGAAGCGAGGAAAAAGACCAGGTGGTTTTGCTACGAGATAGTCAAATTCGGCAGTCTTTCTTAGAAACTTTGAGAGGAGGGAAGCATCAAATCTTAATTTATTCTCCTTGGGTGAGCAAGGAAGTGGTAGATAATGAGTTTATTCAATTACTTCAAAACTTAGCTAATAGAGGAGTGTGGATTTTAATTGGTCACGGTATTTCCCGGCGACAACAGGATGAAACTCGACCAATTCCGCCACAAGTTGAGCAAAAGCTGAGAGAAATTAAAACGCGGGAAGGTTTATCCGCAGTGCAGGTATTTTGGCTGGGAAATTCCCATGCGAAGGAAGTTGTAGTAGATCGGAACATTCATTTATGCGGTTCCCACAATTGGCTATCTTATCGAGGCGATAAGTTACCGCGTGGTGAGACGGTTTATCAGGTTACAGCTACTGATAAAGTTGAGGCAGCTTATGAATTTCTGGCGGTTCGGTTTAAGGATTATGCTAGAGAATTATGGGAGTCAGCGGTGAAAAATCGCGATACTAATTTAGCTGAAACATCGCTTTGCACTTGGGGAGCGTTGGGAATGGAGGAAATGGCATTAAGCGAATTGCAACTTGCTAATTGGTTAGAACTTTATCCAGTGTGGCTAAATGTGGTTCGTCAGGGGTTAAGATCGAAAAAGATATCGCCGGATTCAGCTTATTTGGCAACAGCGGTTTCAATGGTGAGTCAATTTTCAGTGGATGACTCTAATATTGAGTTATTGCGGTCGAATTTGCGTCAATTGATAGGTGCGATCGCAACGTTAAATCGCCACCAAGCTTTGAAGCTATTAAATGAACATTGGTCACAATTCCGTCGCCTGAACATTGCAGACTCGGCGTTAGTAAAGCCTGATGATTTTCTCTCCAAATATGCTGTTAAAGAACCGGATCGCCCTCAAAAAACATCAGGTAAACCTAGAAATAGCCCCGCTGTCGCCAACCGCAAAGTAGCAAATTAA
- a CDS encoding DUF3768 domain-containing protein, translating to METITTAEKIARLNDQLRQGDTKIGEIRITRTVKALPHEQQQKLLQLVKDFNSFEAGNDPYGERDFLTIKLGGETYFAKIDYFDKQAWLENREVGSNFPEDPDQTWRIATLMKSDEY from the coding sequence ATGGAAACTATAACAACAGCCGAAAAAATCGCCCGTCTCAACGATCAATTGCGTCAAGGAGATACAAAAATTGGTGAAATTCGGATCACTCGAACTGTAAAAGCTCTTCCTCACGAACAGCAACAAAAGTTACTGCAATTGGTAAAAGATTTTAACAGTTTTGAGGCAGGCAACGATCCCTACGGAGAACGAGATTTCCTTACCATTAAACTTGGTGGCGAAACCTACTTTGCCAAAATTGATTATTTTGACAAACAAGCTTGGCTGGAAAATAGAGAAGTGGGTTCAAATTTTCCCGAAGATCCCGATCAAACTTGGAGAATTGCTACTCTAATGAAATCGGACGAGTATTGA